The nucleotide sequence GACCAGAATTTAGTTGTCCATGAGACGGCGGACCGTGTGGCGATACCAGATTTTGTGGGTGCATACCAGGTGGTAGACCACCTCCCGCTGGTGAAGGTAAATGTGGCGATGGATGCGGCGAttggaattgttgttgttgttgtgatgaAGGTTGTGAGCTACTATTACTGCCCTGACTATCTTGTCCAGGTGTCGAACGAGATGACGCATCAATTGGGCTCTCCGGTGGCGGATATTTCAATCCGCCAGGTTCTTGGGTCCCATATGGCGAGCCTTTGACGAGATTCTCAGCATAGGGCGAGGGTTTCATTGGTCCTCCATCATTAGGTCCTTGTGGTGGTGGAGGATATTTTAATTCTTGTGGGGGTCCATACTTGACAGCCATTGGATCGCCATATTTCAGCATTAAACTTGACTCGAAAGCAGAACGAGCCAGTGGGTGTTGCACCTCGTGTTGATAATGAGGCTTTGGCATTGCAATTCCGGGTGGAGGCGTTGCACCAGGTGGTGCACCGTGTGAAGTTGGTGGCTGCGGATCTTGAGGTGCACCGCCACCATACTTAAGCCCTACATCGCTCGGTTGGTTAGGCGGACCCGTGTATTTTCCCTCAGCATTTGTCATGGGATAAATTCCTGATACTTTCATGTCAGGCATCTTCATCGGATCACCAGGGAAACCTTTTGGTGGTTGCTGATGTGCTGAGAGATCACCCGGATACTTGCCCTGCTGTTCCATGGCAAATTTCATATCATATTTACCTGCGGCAGCcgccgccgctgctgctgctgcggctgCTTGCATTTCTTGTACTGTTCCGTACTTCATGGCGTGCTCCAGTGGCGGTGGAGGGTACTTAATGTCTTGCATTGCAAACTTGCCACCCTCATATTTGATGCCAGCTGTCGCAGCAGACTCATTGTACTTCATATCCATATCACTAGGGTATTTGTGCGTTGGTGGCGGTCCACCTAATGGCATGCCCGTTGATGGCGGAGCGTTGTTGTCGTTACTGGGCATCGACTGTTGCAGCGGTGGCCCATACTTGATTTGTCCGTCCAAAATGTAACCTGGTGGTGGTTGTGGGCCCCCTGGTGGGagatgcatatgcatatgtggCGGTTGAGGAGGGACATCGGAGCCAGCAGTTGTTTCATTAACAGATGTAGCCATTGAAGTCGGCGGCATACCCGCGGCACTTTTGCATTCCTCATTTTTGATCTCTACTTTAACTTTTAGATCTTGCGGCTCGTTGCTGTTCTGATTGCAGGTGGCATCCAAGGAATCATCCAAAGGCTCCTTCTTGATGAAAACAGCGTTTTCTTGCATATTTGCGTTGGAGCTGTTCGGTGGTAATTGCTGCTGCAATGACTCTTGCTTCATATTAGCGATCTTCTTCATCATCTCCTGCTCCTTGGTCAAATCAGCGGTAACACTACCTTCAGATACATCCATTTTCTCTAATGGATCCTTACGTTCAGTTGACAAGTCCCCGCGTCCAATGGAAGCGTTTAGCGCCTCAACAGTTGCTATGGTAGGCACCTTCATTGGTGTTGGCGGAGCACTGACTATATTCAGGCCTCCATCATTTGTATTTGTTGCAGGATCTTTTGTGTCAACGCCAACTGAATCGCCTACAGGTGTTGCTATAGCCACTTGTCCGCTAACAGGTGCctgaatattcgtttcttcatcatcatttttgatAGTCTCTTTGGTGTCTTCACCAGGCTTTTCGGATTTCTCAATTATTTCCGCCTTCGAATCGCCATCTGTCGCAGCACTATCCTCTTTTCCACCTGAGCTATCTTTGCCCTCCTTCAACGACTGCTCTACTGTATCAGTCGTATTCGACTCAGCGTCATCCAACACCGAATCAGGCCGACTGTCAGAGTTCATACTCTCTTCCGCGGGACTATCGGGACGCTTACGCTTAGCACTGTCCTTACTAAGGCTGCCATCATCGGTGATATCGCCACTACCGCCACCACTGCCAGAACCTGCGCTACCGTCCACATCGGTACGCTTCTTCTTATTCGGCGTATCCTGCTTACCGCCCGCTTTACGCTTATTAGCCGCCACCGTCGTTGTCGTATTGTTTTCGGTTGCGTTTGCTCCTTTAGTTGGTGTCTTTGGACTATCTGCAGCCGACACTGTATCTGGAGTTTCAGTACCACGTTTGGGTCGTTTACCATTCGCCACCTGTTGTGTTGTTTGTTCCTTCGTATTATTattctgttgttgctgtttattGCGTGTCCTCATTCTAGATGGTGATTCATCCCTTTTGTTTGTCAGACTGGAATCGCTGTCGCACTCGCTGATGTCGTCCTCGGTTAGAGAACTGTTCTCCTCCTTGGAGACAACGGGCGACGAGCGAGTCGAATCTGCCGCCGCTGACGCCGTCGTCGCCGTTTGTGGTTCCGGTGTATCCTCCTTCTTCGGAGGTGTATTACTAGCGCGTGTGACACGATTGCGACGCAAGGCACTTTGCCGGCGTCGACGATGAGGTCGATTATTATTGGCACCCGGTGTCTTCTTCCACAAATAGTAAAATTCCACCAATTCCGGTGTCTCTTTGTGCGGTAGTAAATCTTTGTGTATTCGAAAGAAATTCTTTCCAAATTGCCGTAAGCCCTTAATGAATTTCTTTGTTTCGTCCTCTGCCCACTTTTTATCGATACCCTTGGAAACGGGACACTTAACGAGTGCTTGAAGGGCTTTACCTGGATCGTAACCAGAATCGTGTAACTGAAAGGAGAGAGAGAAGAAGATAAGAATATATTTAATAGCATAGCGGGCGGGATGTTAGATAAGTTAACTAAAGGAGGCTTATAAAGAGGTGGTTTGTAATAACTAAGCGGGCTTTCTCAACTCTCTATTCTCTGAAAGTTTCGGAAAATAAAAAGTAGAGGAGGTCAAATGGAGGAAGCGTGGCAAATGTTTAAGTTTTCTTAGTATTAAGATTTTATACCGGCCTTGATTGATTATTGTAGTATTGTGGTATCCCACTGAGCCCATCGGAAATTGTTCAGAAATACAGCgctgctaaaaaaaaattgttttcctgttctttttttttttaatttttttttatttaagagcGCCATGCAGGCTCTTCTGGGCTTTGGGAGTAATGGTTGGTAGTAGCAAATTTCAAATATCCTCGCTACTGGGAGCAGAGATAAATTACATGATATGACTCTTCTTGATAGGCAAGTGTGCGAGTTTCAGTAGTAGAATCAAACTCACTGCCTTCCACACTTATTAGAATGCTTGTGTGATCAGCGGCACATGCTCAGGTGTTCTAGATAGATATGAGCGGCTGTGGCCAATAAGGCGGCACACGTGGCGGCATGGCGGCGAAATGCCTACATTCTTGAATGCTTCATGATTTTAATTTCCATATAAATGTCCAGTTCCATTTTCTTAAGAAGCCATTACATTCGTTCATAGCGTGCACaactacaaattaaatttttagttattaaaatttgttcaattaACTTCCAAGGAAATTACATACTTGGCACATTTGCAGCCGAACATTTAGGTCAATTAATTGTATAGGCACGACTTTACATATCGTAGCtaattgtgtatgtacaatagggTGATCCCAATTGGGcgaaattttgatattaaaaaaatattccgaaATCTTTTTAACGCTTCATTCGTTTGGGTCATGCTCATGATTCCATTATAGAAGGTAAGGTAAGTAAGCAGTTGCTCTCTATATCCCAGAAGATGAATTAGAACTTCAAATAGAAGGCAGATATTTAAGGCTATTGTTGGTATAATCACGCGATCCATTCCTTTGAAAAATTATGCTTCGGTAAAGCAATCTTGAGGGATTGCGCTTCTATGGAGCTAAGCCCTAAGGACCATATTCGCTTCTTTTTCTTCATGACCATGGAACTAAGAGGAACCATAAGAGAAATCATGAGTCAATctgaacaacaataaacaaactATTCGTTATGATAAATGTAGCGTTCACGTGCAACGAGTGTATCCTAACATTAGAGCGACAGGTGGTACTCCCTAATGGAATCTGTGACTGCCGTATATACACCGCACCTGTTGCAAAAGAGTTAAAAGTTTTCATgctaatttttttggtaaatcttATAAACGAAAAAGAATGAATGTGTAAAAAGATAAAACGACTTAACTGTGTTAGCACAAGtgtgtatttttaatttgcttttttctacttataaagggtctttcaaaagtggcaCCTAGATTTCAGTAGCGAATAACTCCTAGACGGtatctttttttatgtcatctttgacatttgtcaagtagacagatataCAGTTTTATACGATAGAATAGCACTTAAAGTTTTTGAAACTTAGGAACAACATTTCgcgaaattcgtaattttttttgttggagataatcgtccgaatgagtgcTCAATTCAAaagttagtgaaaaaatttcaataaactggTTCtgccgaggatagaaaaagcacTGGCAGATCAAAAACTGGAAAGGGGAAAGTGAGCCAGCaaaataacatttaattttgggggaagttgaaagtttttcctggataaatttttacttgtacgatcttgcaagtgagaaaaacaactgatcgcaaagtaaaaataaacacgaattaaaattcacgaatcgaattaaagtcctaaatttaaataaaaatgttgattaaaACTGAGAAGGCAAGTAAATACATTTTAGataaaatgtataaagtttATTTGCAGACATATTACATAAACAGGAATCAGAAATAATATAGAGGTATGTagtgaaggagaacggtcgccaaacaaGTCGTGAATTGGCGTAAAAAATGAACTgagatcataaaacgattctcaatcaccttcattcaatgggatttatcaaaaaattgggagcctgggtgcctcacgagctcaacaaaAGCGCACAatgaaagtcgccttcaaattagttctcagcatctcgcccgccatcgagcgacacgcggtcataaaaagcgctttttgtaccgaatcgtcacgagagatgagaaatggtgcctatacagcCATATGAAGCAAAAAAGGGGTGGGTGACTCCAGgaaatacgccaaagccgagagtcgagccggatcttcatccaaagaagatcaggGCATGTGTTTAGTaagactgggagggcatggtgcactgggaaatgctcgaaaagaatgccatggTCAACAAGGAGTTCTACAAGCCAAGCTACACTGCGTGAATGCGGCTATTCGATTGAAaacacctgatcgacatggtcaaaccaaaCTTCTTCACGTACCGCCAGGCcctatgttgcacaagtcgtcaaagccacactctaagagctcgaatgggagataCTTTACCATCCGTCATATTCtacggaccttgcaccgaccaatTACCAACTTTTCCGCTTCCTGTCAAACCATACGAagagcgttaccttcgataataaAGATGGCCTTAAAAACTGaatcaacaacttctttgacaccagacaaGGCAATTTTTGGCGGAGCGGTATCAACAAGTTGGTCGAGAGGGGGGAAGAGCAACAGCCAAtatattgattaacttattgatataattattgttttttgtttaaataaaagtcttcggtaaaaacggtaagaacttattccccaacctaattcTTCTAAACCACAGCCTCCAGTCACCGTTACTGCAGATTCCGAAATGCAAATCGGAAGCATTGAaggtattttttgtgttttattcttgTACTTCTTGGCTATTAACTAATTTGccataatattttcatatagcTACATGCACACACGGAAACAAAGGAAAattatttgttgaattttttttaaaggggGCAGCTCCTTTCACACTTTTTCAACTCTtttccctcttttttttttttttttttttttttgctttataaattcatttacaatctaacgaaaagcttttaaatgttttaagcttaatggaaagtctaaaaagtctctataaagtcagtgaagtgTTGTGAAGAACGGAAACTTAatcccattttttttatattttttttttatatttttttttttttttttttattttaattttttttttttttcaagaaaatttttgtgtactcatttaagcatgaatattaatatgtaatttatttttaaataataaataccctAAGTTTACAgtgaaaccaaaaaattattgaaaaactcgTCTGGAGGAGCTGCCCTTTTaatttaaggggtaacaccactgtacacgcgtaaaataaacacgatttttaaagaatttttttgtacagaaaGAAAGGGAAaggaatcactctgatttgggaagttattacttatatactaaaatacaaaactacaaagtttgatcgaaaaattttacaaaatggcggcattggagacatttttgtaatgtggtttctcttgaaggagctccgcggcacgcagcacagagggtgcaaattttaatctggaacaaagaaacattttttttcttaatctagataaaaatagctagagaaacacggaggggatttaaaaaatatttatttttgtggaattagcaagcatttgaaggaaaaaactctattttggactaaaagaaacggcatttaaataattataacaatcgtttaaattaatctatcgaaaaacccctacgctcttctcttaagaaggttattatacagacgtagtgaaaaacctgattcaaactattaaaaattgtttgagttatgctgcgtgccaatttcagaaaacgtgttttgagaaaaacgcatttaaggtatggaaatttggagaagtcgttaggtagcaggcactaacgcttggttaaaagcttaaaatatttatgaaataaacttcggtaacgtataaaactttttgttctgtattttaatttatttagaaacaacatctaggcgcgtcatTTGAAAGACTCTTTATATTTCTAGTGAGCAAACCACCAAAAGCCCATTAAGAGTTCACACAATTGGTAATGTATGTTACTATGTGTGTACTTGTCATAttatgtacatgtatacatatacatatatacagggtccggcactcgaagtgtaatcaactTCAGACAACTCgcacagctgatgcacgggcagcagctgtctgttagttggctaaatgacagtccagagtattgtttacaagcgcgcggttccccgacgaagtgccaatcaaatggcgaaagaactgaacatATTTGACCGTAGcattcgccgcatactgaaaaatgaactctaagtcaagtcttacaagatccaaaaggggCAAGATCTCactccaaagcagcaacaagtcagttGAGAGAGccaaggagttgcttcgctggGCCAAAAGCGGTCAGTTTCCGAACATTATGTTTTCTGacaagacaatttttcaaattgagccattcgtaaactcccaaaacgataggatttAGTTGATcgaccattcatacgagaatttgaaccATCAATTGGCCACTTGGAGGCAGCAcccaccacaggtaatggtttggggtgcTGTTaccacagatgggcgctctctaatcgttttcatcgaaactggcgttaaggtaaatgtgaaatattaccgggaaagtattctggaggttgctctGAAGCCgggggcagacaaacatttcgctggcagaccatggacgtttcaataggactcggcaccgtctcacaaagctcgagtaagccaagaatggctaaaaacaacgttccgaacttcataacgtccacacaatggctctcaaatgcatcagacgcgaatccgatggattattctctttgggcctctttggagagcaaggtccgaactaaaagattcactagtctcgaggtgctgaaaaaagccattgtgcgcgagtgggtcaaaatacctgcaagtcaaaTTCGGTCacaaggtggtcatatcgagcaaaagtaaattaattcataattttatattattttcacgcattttgaataaaagtaaatttccaaactaaatgtatggccttttttattggttacacttcgagtgccggaccctgtacatatgcatgtaggtGTGGTACTTACAATATCCAAAGCGTTAATTGTTGTATCGTCACGACTAGCAGCTAAACAACCGTCTTCTAGTCCTCCATCACACATTCCTGAAAGTAAACAATAGTTTGTGAATAAAGCGTCAAtacatgtaattaaaaaaaataggaatAATAAAGCGGTTTCACACAATTTCTCACCTTGAAATGCAGCCATAGAACGCGCCGCACGCAAAAACATTAACAAATCCCCATCGGCCACAATGCCTGGACTCCATCTTGATTCTTCTAATTCGCGTTCGTCGCTCTCTTTGTCAACAGGGAAGCTTGAAATTGGATTATAATCGGGCAATTTTGCCTTTGGTGTCCATAAAACAATTTCACAATTAGTAAAACTTGTATGCATTGCAgggttatttaatattatacacTTTTCTATGTGATTACTTTTCGtggtttcattaaattttattattcatttatatatttgcatTAGTATTATCattactttatttatattatatttactgttGATTAACTGTTTCCatttattatctatttttaCTACGATTTTCTCATTTACatacacaacagcaacaaaatactCTACCATtacagcatttttaataataccATTCAATATGAATGTCTACACATAcaattgcatacatatatacatatatatgttatacatatgtagatgaaATGAATGACTGATGTTTGGAAGGATTGGGATTGGAATTGGGGTGAAAATCAAAACATATTATTAGAAACCCACTCGTTGCTAGTTTTGCTTTTGCTGCCAGCCAATACGCCAACAACAACGTCAACACAACGAACGGGTTAAGtgactttattattttactaattGTCAATTATTGTGAGCCAATTATGGGTGGAAATAATACTATGAtgctatgtatatgtattgtatgtaggATTTATATTGGTATTGAGCAAGTAATGCGATGTGGAACCAAAGATgtacgaatataaaaaattaaaattgcaaaaacaacaaaaaaattacaataaattacaCAGCTGCTGTCAGCTTACAAGCAATGCCTAGACAAATGCCGATTGCAAAGTCTTCGTTCGCTATTGATTAGCTACGGAAATACGCTCTGAACGTGTTGCTACTTGCGAGAGTAAGTatagtaaattaaaacaaaaacaaaaaaaattactcaattaTTTAGTTGTTTATTGAGCAAGTATCAAGCTCGTAATTTGTAAGCGTTTAGCGCGCATAAATGTTTTCGAATGATATGCAGATTAGAAAAAAGTACTATTTAATTCTTaactaagcaaataaatattgataaaaaattccTTTAATGACTCCGACACCGCTATTTGCAAATCAAAGCCTCGTGATTAGCTTGAGGAAGGTCGGTGGCGGCggttccaaaaaacaaaaaaaaaaaaagaaacaggcGAAAGGGAAAGACAACAGTCGATTCCGACCCacatttatatccgaccaaggactgtgcAGGATTTATGCAATGAACAAGCCGGATTTTACCCACGCCGTTCATGCGTCGATCACGTAAACACCCAAGAGTGATTGTTGAGGTGGAGTAGCGCTCTCCTCTACATCTATGCTTCATCGACTTCGAGAAGTCGTTCGACACTTTAAGGCATGCCGCAATCTGGAGTGTTCTCGCCTGCAAAAGAGGGCCCGGAAAAATAATCAGGATTGGTCCACGAGCGCTTGCTGCCGTGTTAGCCATGAAAATGCTTTGAGTGTCAGTATTGAAGTGCAAAACGGGGTCAGACAGGGCTGTGTGCTTTCGCCACTGTTATGCAATTTAGTCTTGAACCAAGTTATGCAGCAAACTTGCGCGGAGAATAGGGGCATAGACTGGGGATGGAACGGACATCTAGAAGACCTGGACTACGCGAATGATATATGCCTGATGGAGCACCAACACTCGCATATATCTTCAAAGTTGCATGCAGTCAGCGCTTTTGCAGCTCAAACAgggtaaaaaaacaacattgccaaaacaaaatttatttatttaaacaccAACGAAACGTGCACCACCttagaagaaataaatgaaatatgctACCTCGGCAGCATTATCACAAAAAATAGCGGATCAGCAGTAGATATTCGCAACCGAAAAATCACTTCAGTAGGGAGTCAAAACAATCGTTATCTGAGTGAACAGCAACTGGTGAATCTCGTTCAAAACGCCAGAAAGTGCAACAATTGGCTGGAAAGGTTATGGGATTGGTATTTTGGAATGTGGATGGCgtaatattcatcgactatcttgAGAAGCGAAATACCATCAACAAAGACTATTATACaggatccggcactcgaagtgatGTACGGGCATCAACTGTCTGTTAATTGACTAGAAGGCAGTCCAAagaattgtttacaagcgcgcagaAGCATTtggccgagagtaaacgcgaaaaaagaaaatcagtaatggatttcaagcgtaatagtgtgattgcattataattggctggaaaatcacaaccaacgaTTGcttgtgagctcgagcaccttaaaataaatacaatttttgtttatcgcaccattactagTTAAAATGATGCTGGTAGCATCGCCAAACGTCATGAAGtaggtcatcaaaagactgcaatgtcacgtgaaatggttcaaaaagtgaagaagcgaattgagcgaaatccccgacgaagtgccaatcaaatggcgaaagaactgaaaatatttcaccgtagcatccgccgcatactgaaaaatcacCTCAAAGTCaggccttacaagatccaaaaggcgcaagatctcacaccaaagcagcaacaagagagcgaaggagttacttcgcttggccgaaagcgatcaatttccaaacattgtgttttctgacaagacaatttttcaaattgagcaattcgtaaactctctAAATGATAGGGTTTCTTTGATCGACCGTtcttacgagaatttgagtcatcgattggccaccaggaggtagTACCCGtcacaagtaatggtttgggacgctataaccgcagatgggtgctctccaatcgttttcatccaGCCTGACGTCAAGATAAATGCAAAATGTTATCGTAAAAGTGATCTGGAGATTGCTTTAAATccatgggcagacaaacatttcagtggcagaccatggacgtttcaacaggactcggcaccgtttcACAAAGCTCAAGTAAACCaataatggctaaaaaacatcgTTCCGATCTTCATAACGTCCATAAAATGGCTCTGACATTCACCAGATACGAAGGCGATGGATTATTccttttgggccattttggaaagcaaggtccgaactataagattcaccagtttcgaggcgagtggaccaaaatacctgcaagtctcattcgggcagcttgcgattcgtttctggagcgactcaaggccatagtcaaggcaaaaggtggtggtcatatcgagcaaatgtaaattgattcttaattttctattattttcacacattttttactttgagttgaataaaaataaatttccaaactaaatttatggcctttttaattggttacacttcaagtaCCGGACCCTGTATGGCGTTATTGGAGCGTTTGAAGGCCGACATTGCAAAGAAACGTCCgcatatggcaaaaaaaaatttccatcaggacaacacacagtgtcacaagtcaatcaaaacaatggccggtaagaaatttcgcttgaatgaagaggttatcgctgaaagtGAGGCCTATTTTAAGGAAAAAGGTAAATCCTTCTACAAAAGTTGtttttgaaatgttagagcggcactGAAATTATTACGTTGTTTTTTATGGGAACTACGttaatgaataaagctaattttgaacaaaaacaaacaacgaaACAAATCTGCTGCAATTCTAAATTTAATCATCTAATCAATTAGTCCATTTTCCACATTCGACTAATTCGCTAAGCTTCTGTATAAATGCACATACAAATAACTGGCACGGCGCAAAACTAGCCGacaattaaatttcaattaacgCATATTTGTCGTGAACTAGGTATTTGCATATCCTATTAAttgcaaatcaatttttttttttaaatacaaaaccaCCTTAATGCGATTATACGATTAGTGCTAATTACATAGGCATAATCACGAGAAATTACCAAGTtaattataacaataaaaattaaatcatgaAATAAAGACcgcaaaacaataaaataacgaaacaacaaaattatagtaAACTCGACAGACATCAAGTACTCATACACGGAAAAATACTTTTGCCTCCACTAtatatacagatacatatatacatcgATATGTATTATactgttatatgtacatacatacgaacaagTAACGCTACAACAACTTGTCAGCCATGTCAACAGACAACCAGCAAATTAAAATGAGAATTATTACATCGCGCAATGGCTCTACCCAACGCAaagtagcaacaacaatttacaaaaaacaaaaaaaaaaacacttttcctTCAGAGAACCAAAATAGCACatacaaagagaaaaaaaattaaatattaaaaaacaaaaaatcatgactagtgcaaataaattttggtacGATTATGATTACTATTGGTttcgatttgatttgatttggtttgatgaaaattttgaatttgaaaaatagaCTTGTTACCGTGAGATTTTCGTGagttatgtacgtacatagacATCGTTTACCTGGTGGCCGGGACCCACTCGAATTTCTCCCTGAGTGGAGGCCGCCATTACCCTTTAAAGACACGCTTCCGGTCCAGTGTTAAGCTTTTTATTGCCCTCTATGATGAAAATATGCAAACTGTAAAAGagagaaagaaaacaaaatgcagaaacagcattagtcaaaataaagatgatATTTAcatggtacatacatacatacatgcatacatacatgcatacatacatacatacatgcatacatacatacatacatacatatgtacatacatatattacataaatgcaTCGGGTGTTTtcttttagctgcatgaaaacTATCAATaacgataactatggtttgacagctgagaatgacaaactgtgttggcatttctgttcagagaggtttggcaagtcatca is from Anastrepha ludens isolate Willacy chromosome 4, idAnaLude1.1, whole genome shotgun sequence and encodes:
- the LOC128860023 gene encoding arginine-glutamic acid dipeptide repeats protein isoform X6, yielding MAASTQGEIRVGPGHQVNDVYAKLPDYNPISSFPVDKESDERELEESRWSPGIVADGDLLMFLRAARSMAAFQGMCDGGLEDGCLAASRDDTTINALDILHDSGYDPGKALQALVKCPVSKGIDKKWAEDETKKFIKGLRQFGKNFFRIHKDLLPHKETPELVEFYYLWKKTPGANNNRPHRRRRQSALRRNRVTRASNTPPKKEDTPEPQTATTASAAADSTRSSPVVSKEENSSLTEDDISECDSDSSLTNKRDESPSRMRTRNKQQQQNNNTKEQTTQQVANGKRPKRGTETPDTVSAADSPKTPTKGANATENNTTTTVAANKRKAGGKQDTPNKKKRTDVDGSAGSGSGGGSGDITDDGSLSKDSAKRKRPDSPAEESMNSDSRPDSVLDDAESNTTDTVEQSLKEGKDSSGGKEDSAATDGDSKAEIIEKSEKPGEDTKETIKNDDEETNIQAPVSGQVAIATPVGDSVGVDTKDPATNTNDGGLNIVSAPPTPMKVPTIATVEALNASIGRGDLSTERKDPLEKMDVSEGSVTADLTKEQEMMKKIANMKQESLQQQLPPNSSNANMQENAVFIKKEPLDDSLDATCNQNSNEPQDLKVKVEIKNEECKSAAGMPPTSMATSVNETTAGSDVPPQPPHMHMHLPPGGPQPPPGYILDGQIKYGPPLQQSMPSNDNNAPPSTGMPLGGPPPTHKYPSDMDMKYNESAATAGIKYEGGKFAMQDIKYPPPPLEHAMKYGTVQEMQAAAAAAAAAAAAGKYDMKFAMEQQGKYPGDLSAHQQPPKGFPGDPMKMPDMKVSGIYPMTNAEGKYTGPPNQPSDVGLKYGGGAPQDPQPPTSHGAPPGATPPPGIAMPKPHYQHEVQHPLARSAFESSLMLKYGDPMAVKYGPPQELKYPPPPQGPNDGGPMKPSPYAENLVKGSPYGTQEPGGLKYPPPESPIDASSRSTPGQDSQGSNSSSQPSSQQQQQFQSPHPSPHLPSPAGGGLPPGMHPQNLVSPHGPPSHGQLNSGLPPGSSGPPQPSSLHHPHLTPPPNNSQQLQGHSQSSIASSMPPTSVGAPPPLSTVAPSGLHPQHIPPSHLQQLHRQHPDMSSGIHPHAPIPLALQGHDPRGGPPLPTHQIPPQQQQSSTVRTPSPAQQPQPRNLHEERIGPNSGPPSGQSREPPTSQASMLPQQSPHAHRSSPLSGMPGNPPPGLIGHPMPIHPHLAHLPPGHPAHAAVAGVGHPGHQILSHTMAGLGPGGGPIALLAGPPSLTGMPESALSRRTPPSHIAQPHSSSAPPHSSVAVSLASTTTSASSAPSTNTVPSSAFSRASPSVQGPNSNIGGPQSVGGPGSGGTPGSSSAHRSASPASSVGSLSRQSPLHPVPQSPLSHHPSSSALTAAAVAVAERDRHALLRQQSPHMTPPPVSSASTLMASPLSKMYCPQPNQRVLGTSPPPHLRPGASPPVIRHPQMPLPLPLIPPGAGIPQIGVHPGQSPYPHPLLHPSMFYSPHHHNPFNYGYGPYGPGFPAAYMKPPQPGGPLDPASVLGAHHPGLPGPPPTRPDDPAMAAAAAAAAEKQAVVAHQLKQQQQQHQQHQQQQAAAQAQAQAQAQAQAQAQAQAQAQAQAQAQAQAQNKPPTPKTPQGNNSGGGPPGSSHSTPTGLPPAGYPGSHLGGYPPPPHSSPFQDGQQMGLKPTTHMDALRAHAHSANLGAPHHPTEPLPIDIEPDPEPEIPSPTQNLPRGPSPEAKPDDTECHRSQSAIFVRHIDRGDYNSCTRTDLIFKPVADSKLARKREERDRKLAEKERERRQQQQQQQQQQQQQAVAAQQAAQQAKLKAELKPPYADTPALRQLSEYARPHVAFRELEEIKNAQVAAASQSRLDPHWMEYYRRGMHPSQFPLYANPAAISQMERERLGIPPPHHVGLDPGEHMIRLTREYHAHSHTHLHLPLPSQPQPPEAGFQLPPNVGQYPRPSMLMPREPDVLLRMSYADQLQYLQAAEFQRQSLHEQYFRQRPR